Proteins encoded in a region of the Zea mays cultivar B73 chromosome 4, Zm-B73-REFERENCE-NAM-5.0, whole genome shotgun sequence genome:
- the LOC103653333 gene encoding dimethylnonatriene synthase-like → MLPFYKKHNNVCSHPFQGNHTDLSMPPLAPPILMELSSSPMLLTCLGMVLTIVILILRSLKCKSRRRVYRLPPGPRPWPVIGNLNLVGALPHRSIHELSNKYGELMHLRFGSYSVVVASSPEMAELFLKAHDLLFLDRPRTAAGKHTTYNYADITWSPYGAYWRHARRICATQLFSPGRLASFERVRAEEVRRLVRGLFAASGRRRAVRLGKDHLSTFSMNVITRMVLGKRFFDGEEAEESAAEGPVSSLPEFMWMMDELMLLNGVLNIGDWIPWLDCLDLQGYVRRMKRVAARFDAFLEHVLDTHGQQRRREGESFAARDMVDVLMQLADDPTSEVQIGRVGVKAFTQDLIVGGTEPVSATVEWAMSELLRKPSVLAMAAEELDREVGRGRWVTEKDVAHLPCLQAIVKETMRVHPIAPLLPPHVTREDASIGGYDIPKGTHVLINVWAIGRDPALWDAPEEFRPERFVGSKTDVKGRDFELLPFGSGRRMCPGYSLGLQEIQLSLANLLHGFTWTLPEGMAKEDLRMDELFGLSTTRKFPLEVVVRPRLASELYA, encoded by the coding sequence ATGCTTCCCTTTTATAAGAAGCACAACAATGTATGTTCACACCCATTCCAAGGCAACCACACAGATTTGTCGATGCCACCTCTTGCACCTCCAATCCTAATGGAGCTATCGTCGTCGCCAATGTTACTCACCTGCCTTGGCATGGTGCTCACCATCGTGATCCTGATCCTCCGCAGTCTGAAATGCAAGTCCCGCCGCCGTGTTTATCGCCTCCCGCCGGGCCCGAGGCCATGGCCTGTCATCGGCAACCTGAACCTGGTCGGCGCGCTCCCGCACCGCTCCATCCACGAGCTCTCCAACAAGTACGGCGAGCTCATGCACCTCCGCTTCGGCTCCTACTCCGTCGTCGTCGCCTCGTCGCCCGAGATGGCCGAGCTGTTCCTCAAGGCCCACGACCTGCTCTTCCTGGACCGCCCCAGGACGGCCGCCGGCAAGCACACCACCTACAACTACGCGGACATCACGTGGTCGCCCTACGGCGCGTACTGGCGCCACGCGCGCCGCATCTGCGCCACGCAGCTGTTCAGCCCCGGCCGCCTCGCGTCGTTCGAGCGTGTCCGCGCCGAGGAGGTGCGGCGCCTCGTGCGCGGCCTCTTCGCGGCGTCGGGACGACGACGCGCCGTGCGCCTCGGCAAGGACCACCTGTCCACGTTCAGCATGAACGTGATCACGCGGATGGTGCTGGGCAAGCGGTTCTTCGACGGGGAGGAGGCAGAGGAGAGCGCGGCGGAGGGCCCGGTGTCGTCCCTGCCCGAGTTCATGTGGATGATGGATGAGCTGATGCTGCTCAACGGCGTGCTCAACATCGGCGACTGGATCCCGTGGCTGGACTGCCTCGACCTGCAAGGCTACGTGCGGAGGATGAAGAGGGTCGCGGCGAGGTTCGACGCGTTCCTAGAGCACGTCCTCGACACGCACGGCCAGCAACGGCGGCGCGAGGGCGAGAGCTTCGCGGCGCGGGACATGGTGGACGTGCTGATGCAGCTCGCCGATGACCCCACCTCCGAGGTCCAGATCGGCCGGGTAGGTGTCAAGGCGTTCACCCAGGACCTCATAGTCGGTGGCACGGAACCCGTGTCAGCCACCGTGGAGTGGGCCATGTCAGAGCTCCTGAGGAAGCCGTCCGTCCTCGCCATGGCCGCCGAGGAGCTGGACCGGGAAGTCGGCCGCGGGCGCTGGGTCACGGAGAAGGACGTGGCACATCTCCCCTGCCTCCAGGCCATCGTCAAGGAAACCATGCGCGTGCACCCCATCGCGCCTCTCCTGCCCCCGCACGTTACCCGCGAGGACGCGTCCATCGGCGGCTACGACATCCCCAAGGGCACGCACGTCCTTATCAACGTGTGGGCTATCGGCAGGGACCCGGCTCTGTGGGACGCGCCGGAGGAGTTCAGGCCGGAGAGGTTCGTCGGGAGCAAGACCGACGTGAAAGGACGGGATTTCGAGCTGCTGCCGTTCGGGTCCGGCCGGCGGATGTGCCCCGGGTACAGCCTTGGGCTGCAGGAGATACAGCTCAGCTTGGCCAACCTTCTCCACGGGTTTACTTGGACGCTGCCGGAGGGTATGGCGAAGGAGGACCTGAGGATGGACGAATTGTTCGGGCTATCCACGACGCGCAAGTTCCCGCTCGAGGTCGTCGTCCGGCCTAGGCTCGCTTCTGAACTCTATGCATGA